From the genome of Neisseria lisongii, one region includes:
- the ileS gene encoding isoleucine--tRNA ligase — protein MTDYSKTVNLLESPFPMRGNLAKREPAWLKSWYEQKRYQKLRQIAKGRPKFILHDGPPYANGDIHTGHAVNKILKDIIIRSKTQAGFDAPYVPGWDCHGLPIEVMVEKLHGKDMPKARFRELCREYAAEQIARQKKDFIRLGVLGDWDNPYLTMDFKTEADTVRTLGEIYQSGYLYRGAKPVQFCLDCGSSLAEAEVEYKDKISPAIDVAYLFKDNAALAAAFGLDNIDGEAFAVIWTTTPWTLPASQAISAGADVVYQLIDTPKGKLVLAKDLAEDALKRYQFSDGLAVLAETTGDKLENLHLNHPFIERDIPLLNGEHVTTDAGTGLVHTAPAHGLEDYFVCNKYGIELYNPVNAEGRYTAEVPRVAGMTVWDANPVILDWLQEENRLLASSKLEHSYAHCWRHKTPLIYRATGQWFIGMDKAGTDGKTLRNKAMKAVDDTEFFPSWGRARLEAMIEGRPDWVVSRQRYWGTPMTFFVHKETGELHPNSAELLEQVAQRIEKKGIEAWFELDKSELLSAEDCEQYDKLSDTMDVWFDSGSTHYAVLKQREELAWPADLYLEGSDQHRGWFQSSMLTGCASSLGRAPYKQLLTHGFVVDQNGRKMSKSIGNVVAPQEVYNEFGADILRLWVASTDYSGELALSKEILKRVTESYRRIRNTLSFLFANLSDFNPIEHAVPQDQMVEIDRYALILARRLQERLAGDYYPRYTFHLAVKDIVAFCSEDLGAFYLDILKDRLYTTQADSHARRSAQTALYHITRSLVLLIAPVLCFTGEEAWDIIGGGEEDSVLFHTWHEFPSIPEKSEAALVEKWNRLRQVREAVTAAIEPLRSDKTVGSSLQAEVAITAPEDVYQALETLGSELRFALLVSKAELTKGSELTVSAKASTGKKCERCWHYTDDVGTVAGHETICKRCADNVEGKGEERHYA, from the coding sequence ATGACCGATTACAGTAAAACCGTAAACCTGCTTGAAAGCCCGTTCCCGATGCGGGGCAATCTGGCCAAGCGTGAACCTGCATGGCTGAAAAGCTGGTATGAACAAAAACGTTATCAAAAACTGCGCCAAATCGCCAAAGGCCGCCCGAAATTCATTCTTCACGACGGCCCGCCGTATGCCAACGGCGATATCCACACCGGCCATGCCGTCAATAAAATCCTGAAAGACATCATTATCCGCAGCAAAACCCAAGCCGGTTTTGATGCGCCCTACGTTCCGGGCTGGGACTGCCACGGCCTGCCGATTGAAGTGATGGTGGAAAAGCTGCACGGTAAAGATATGCCCAAAGCCCGTTTCCGGGAACTCTGCCGGGAATACGCCGCCGAACAGATTGCCCGCCAGAAAAAAGACTTTATCCGCTTGGGCGTATTGGGCGACTGGGACAACCCTTATCTGACCATGGATTTTAAAACCGAAGCCGACACGGTGCGTACTTTGGGCGAAATCTACCAATCGGGCTATCTCTACCGAGGTGCCAAACCGGTTCAATTCTGCTTGGACTGCGGCTCGTCTCTGGCGGAAGCCGAAGTCGAATATAAAGACAAAATCTCGCCTGCGATTGATGTGGCCTATCTGTTTAAAGACAACGCCGCCCTTGCCGCCGCATTCGGTTTGGACAACATTGACGGCGAAGCCTTTGCCGTGATTTGGACAACCACGCCGTGGACTTTGCCCGCCAGTCAAGCGATTTCCGCCGGTGCCGATGTGGTGTACCAACTGATCGATACGCCGAAAGGCAAGCTGGTGCTGGCAAAAGATTTGGCCGAAGATGCGCTCAAACGCTATCAGTTTTCAGACGGCCTTGCCGTGTTGGCGGAAACCACCGGCGACAAGCTGGAAAACCTGCATCTCAACCACCCGTTTATCGAGCGTGATATTCCGCTGCTCAACGGCGAACACGTTACCACCGATGCCGGTACCGGCTTGGTACATACCGCACCGGCGCACGGCTTGGAAGACTATTTCGTCTGCAACAAATACGGCATCGAACTCTATAATCCGGTCAATGCCGAAGGCCGCTACACCGCCGAAGTTCCCCGTGTTGCCGGCATGACCGTGTGGGATGCCAATCCGGTAATTCTCGACTGGCTGCAGGAAGAAAACCGCCTGCTGGCAAGCAGCAAGCTGGAACACAGCTACGCCCACTGCTGGCGGCACAAAACCCCGCTGATCTACCGTGCCACCGGCCAATGGTTTATCGGCATGGACAAAGCCGGCACAGACGGCAAAACCCTGCGCAACAAAGCCATGAAAGCGGTGGACGATACCGAATTTTTCCCGTCTTGGGGCCGAGCTCGCTTAGAAGCCATGATTGAAGGCCGTCCGGACTGGGTCGTTTCCCGCCAACGCTACTGGGGTACGCCGATGACTTTCTTTGTCCACAAAGAAACCGGCGAGCTGCACCCGAATTCCGCCGAACTGTTGGAACAAGTCGCCCAGCGCATCGAGAAAAAAGGCATCGAAGCCTGGTTCGAACTCGATAAAAGCGAACTCTTAAGCGCCGAAGACTGCGAACAATACGACAAACTCTCCGACACCATGGACGTTTGGTTCGACTCCGGCTCAACCCACTACGCCGTGTTGAAACAGCGTGAAGAATTGGCATGGCCCGCCGACCTCTACCTCGAAGGCAGCGACCAACACCGCGGCTGGTTCCAATCCTCCATGCTCACCGGCTGCGCTTCCTCTTTGGGCCGCGCACCGTACAAACAGCTGCTGACCCACGGTTTCGTCGTCGATCAAAACGGCCGCAAAATGTCGAAATCCATCGGCAACGTGGTTGCCCCGCAGGAAGTGTACAACGAATTCGGCGCCGACATTCTGCGCCTGTGGGTCGCCTCCACCGACTATTCGGGCGAATTGGCATTGTCTAAAGAAATCCTCAAACGAGTAACCGAAAGCTACCGCCGCATCCGCAACACCCTGAGCTTCCTGTTTGCCAACCTGAGCGACTTCAACCCCATCGAACACGCCGTACCGCAGGACCAAATGGTCGAAATCGACCGCTACGCCCTGATTCTGGCACGCCGTCTGCAAGAACGCTTAGCAGGCGACTACTACCCCCGCTACACCTTCCATCTGGCGGTGAAAGACATTGTTGCCTTCTGCTCCGAAGACTTGGGCGCATTCTACCTCGACATTCTGAAAGACCGCCTCTACACCACACAGGCCGACAGCCACGCCCGCCGCAGCGCCCAAACAGCACTGTACCACATCACCCGCAGCCTCGTATTGCTGATTGCTCCGGTATTGTGTTTCACCGGCGAAGAAGCATGGGACATCATCGGCGGCGGCGAAGAAGACAGCGTCCTCTTCCACACATGGCACGAATTCCCAAGCATTCCGGAAAAAAGCGAAGCCGCATTGGTGGAAAAATGGAACCGCCTGCGCCAAGTACGGGAAGCCGTTACCGCCGCCATCGAACCGCTGCGCAGCGACAAAACCGTCGGCTCGTCGCTGCAGGCCGAAGTGGCCATCACCGCCCCCGAAGACGTGTATCAGGCACTGGAAACCCTCGGCAGCGAACTGCGTTTCGCCCTGCTGGTATCCAAAGCCGAACTGACCAAAGGCAGCGAACTGACCGTCAGCGCCAAAGCCAGCACCGGCAAAAAATGCGAACGCTGCTGGCACTACACCGACGATGTCGGCACCGTCGCAGGCCATGAAACCATCTGCAAACGCTGTGCAGACAACGTCGAAGGCAAAGGCGAAGAACGCCATTACGCCTGA
- the ribF gene encoding bifunctional riboflavin kinase/FAD synthetase, with the protein MKIWFGQRRVPDFLQGSAVTIGNFDGVHLGHQHILQQLKRKADELGLPVVVVVFEPQPKEFFAKQNALPQPYRISPLRTKLELLAQTGCVDAVWVLRFNRRFAAMSAQDFIDRLLRQRLNTRYLLIGDDFRFGSGREGCFEMLAACPDMQTERTPSVIVDDIRTSSTAVRQALSDGLLPYARKLSGHDYVLSGKVRHGKKLGRTINAPTANIQLPPHHYPLSGVFVIEADGAFGTRRGVASFGLNPTVSSSNRQKLEVHLFDFDGNLYGCRLNIRFLHKLRDEAKFDSLDDLKEQIRQDIAAARAWLP; encoded by the coding sequence ATGAAAATCTGGTTCGGTCAGCGCCGTGTGCCTGACTTTTTGCAAGGCTCTGCCGTAACCATCGGCAATTTCGACGGCGTTCATCTCGGCCATCAGCATATTCTGCAACAACTCAAACGCAAGGCGGACGAATTGGGGCTGCCGGTGGTGGTTGTGGTATTCGAGCCGCAGCCCAAGGAATTTTTTGCCAAACAAAACGCTCTGCCGCAGCCTTACCGCATTTCGCCGCTGCGTACCAAGCTGGAACTGCTGGCGCAAACCGGCTGCGTTGATGCGGTGTGGGTGCTGCGTTTCAACCGCCGCTTTGCCGCCATGAGTGCGCAGGACTTTATCGACCGGCTGCTGCGGCAACGGCTCAATACCCGCTATCTGCTGATTGGCGACGATTTCCGTTTCGGCTCGGGGCGGGAAGGCTGTTTCGAGATGTTGGCGGCGTGTCCGGATATGCAGACCGAGCGCACGCCTTCGGTGATTGTGGACGACATCCGCACCAGCAGCACCGCCGTGCGTCAGGCACTTTCAGACGGCCTGCTGCCGTATGCCCGCAAGCTGTCGGGACACGATTATGTTTTAAGCGGCAAAGTGCGCCACGGTAAAAAACTCGGCCGCACCATCAATGCGCCCACCGCCAATATCCAGCTGCCGCCGCACCATTATCCGCTCAGCGGCGTGTTTGTGATTGAGGCGGACGGGGCATTCGGCACCCGCCGGGGGGTGGCGAGTTTCGGGCTGAATCCGACCGTCAGCAGCAGCAACCGGCAAAAGCTGGAAGTGCATTTGTTCGACTTTGACGGCAATCTCTACGGCTGCCGTCTGAATATCCGTTTTCTGCACAAGCTGCGGGACGAAGCCAAGTTCGACAGTTTGGACGATTTGAAGGAACAAATCCGGCAAGACATCGCCGCCGCCCGTGCGTGGCTGCCTTAA